One Rhinolophus sinicus isolate RSC01 linkage group LG06, ASM3656204v1, whole genome shotgun sequence DNA window includes the following coding sequences:
- the TSPAN1 gene encoding tetraspanin-1, with protein sequence MQCYSFIKTMMIFFNFLIFLCGVTLLAVGIWVSVDGSSFLKIFGPLSSSAMQFVNVGYFLIAAGAVLFALGFLGCYGAHTENKCALMMFFFILLIIFIAEVAAAVVALVYTSMAEHLLTLLVVPAIKKDYGSQKDFTQVWNTTMEGLKCCGFNNYTDFEDSPYLKENHVFPPYCCFDNVNGTITEPCTEEKAENKTVQGCFHQLLYDIRTNAVTVGGVAAGIGGLELAAMIVSIYLYCNLK encoded by the exons CTGTGTGGTGTGACCCTGTTGGCGGTGGGCATCTGGGTGTCAGTTGATGGGTCATCCTTCCTGAAGATCTTCGGGCCACTGTCATCCAGTGCCATGCAGTTTGTCAACGTGGGCTACTTCCTCATCGCAGCTGGCGCTGTGCTCTTTGCTCTTGGTTTCCTGGGCTGCTACGGTGCTCACACGGAGAACAAGTGTGCACTCATGATG TTCTTCTTCATCCTCCTCATCATCTTCATTGCTGAGGTTGCAGCTGCTGTGGTTGCCTTGGTGTATACCTCAATG GCTGAGCACCTCCTGACGTTGCTGGTAGTGCCCGCCATCAAGAAAGACTACGGTTCCCAGAAGGACTTCACCCAAGTGTGGAACACCACCATGGAAGGG CTCAAGTGCTGTGGCTTCAACAACTACACAGATTTTGAGGACTCTCCCTACCTCAAAGAGAACCATGTCTTTCCCCCATACTGTTGCTTTGATAATGTCAATGGCACGATCACAGAACCCTGCACCGAGGAGAAGGCCGAGAACAAGACTGTACAG gGTTGCTTCCATCAGCTTCTGTATGACATCCGAACCAATGCTGTCACTGTGGGTGGTGTGGCGGCTGGAATTGGGGGCTTGGAG CTGGCTGCAATGATTGTGTCCATTTATCTGTACTGCAATTTGAAATAA